From the genome of Leguminivora glycinivorella isolate SPB_JAAS2020 chromosome 26, LegGlyc_1.1, whole genome shotgun sequence, one region includes:
- the LOC125239662 gene encoding histone H1B-like, with translation MADTAVAADAPAPATPAKKPKASAGAKKPKAKPTHPKTSEMVNSAIKELKERSGSSLQAIKKYIAAQYKVDAEKLAPFIRKYLKSAVESGALIQTKGKGASGSFKLESKSSSGAKKPAAAKKSSAKSSAAAKKPAAAKPAKARKAAASPAKPKAATKDKKAAAAKKKPAAKKPSTPAKGKSAAAPKAKKTAKPPTKKPKAPKPKKAAAAPKAKPAAKKAASKK, from the coding sequence ATGGCCGACACCGCAGTTGCCGCTGACGCCCCCGCCCCGGCGACGCCCGCGAAGAAGCCCAAGGCCTCCGCCGGCGCTAAGAAGCCCAAAGCGAAGCCCACCCACCCGAAGACTTCCGAGATGGTCAACAGTGCCATCAAGGAGTTGAAGGAGAGGAGCGGTTCGTCCCTGCAGGCTATCAAGAAATACATCGCCGCCCAGTACAAGGTGGACGCCGAGAAGCTGGCTCCGTTCATCAGAAAATATCTGAAGAGCGCTGTCGAATCCGGCGCACTGATCCAGACCAAAGGCAAGGGCGCGTCCGGCTCGTTCAAACTGGAGTCCAAGTCGTCCTCCGGCGCCAAGAAACCCGCCGCCGCCAAGAAGTCTAGCGCCAAATCTTCAGCGGCCGCGAAGAAACCGGCCGCAGCTAAGCCCGCTAAGGCCAGGAAGGCCGCCGCCTCTCCCGCCAAGCCTAAGGCCGCCACTAAGGACAAGAAGGCCGCCGCCGCCAAGAAGAAGCCCGCCGCTAAGAAACCCTCCACCCCCGCCAAGGGCAAGAGCGCCGCCGCGCCTAAGGCCAAGAAGACCGCGAAGCCTCCCACCAAGAAGCCTAAAGCTCCCAAACCGAAGAAGGCCGCGGCCGCTCCCAAAGCGAAGCCCGCCGCTAAGAAGGCCGCCTCGAAGAAGTAA